The Prunus dulcis chromosome 3, ALMONDv2, whole genome shotgun sequence genome segment GAAATTAAGTTTACTGCTGATTCAAAGTTGGCCGAGGCAAATGCTTTGGTTGCTAGCATAGAAGAGAAATCATTGGAGCTAGAGGCAAAGTCGCGTGCAGCCGATGCCAAGCTAGCTGAGGTGAGCCGGAAAAGTTCAGAGTTTGAGAGGAAATCAAAAGACTTGGAGGCTCGAGAAAGTACACTTCGAAGAGATCGGTTATCCTTCAATTCAGAGTATGATGAAGCCCCttgatattttccttttgttgttgtCTAATATGTTTGCTTTGTCAATGCATCCtcttttcttcccttttcGGGAGGGGTTGGTGGGAGGGTGGAATCAACTTGTTTGCAATCTATACGTCTTAAATATGAAAGctgtttcttgttttaatgTAGCTGGTTTGACTTTTCTCAGACAGGAAGCACATGAGAATTCTTTGTCCAAGCAGAGGGAGGACTTGCTAGAATGGGAAAGGAAACTgcaagagggagaagagaggCTAGCAAAGGGTCAAAGAATTCTCAACCAAAGAGAAGAGAGGGCAAATGAGAACGATAGGATTTTTAAGCAGAAAGAGAAGGACCTGGAAGATGCTCAGAAGAAGATCGATGCAACTAATGAGAcattgaaaaggaaagaagatgATATAAGCAGCAGGCTAGCAAATCTGACTTTGAAAGAAAAGGCGAGTAGTGTTTTATGGGGAGCTGTTTTTGGATTTCTCATAATTCATTTGTttaagtttgttttttttatgtgcAGGAATATGATACTATGAGAATAAACCTAGAGATGAAGGAAAAGGAGTTACTTGCATTGGAAGAAAAGCTCAATGCTAGAGAAAGGGTGAGGCCTATATCACTGTTGATAGAGAGACACATTGAAAGCAATTTGAACCTTATGCAATGATGCTGTATGGCGTTAAGTTAACTTACAACTAACATCTGGAAACTTGTTAGGGGTATGAATTGTCGCGTACAAGTCTATACCTGATGTAGGTTTAATTTGGTCACAAAAGTAGCTGTGTCAATGTATTTGGTATTCAAGAAGGTTTAAAACTCTTACGTCtgggagtttttttttttgttttttttgtttttttttgtttttgtggggGGTGGGGAGAtaaactttcttttcttttcttctttacaCCCTTCGTTTTATTCAATCTGTTTAAAGTCTATTTCCTGTTTGTTTCCCCCTTTGTGGATCTGATCTCCTTATTTTGTTAAAGAATGGCTTGGTATACAGAGTGAATTCATCATTCTATTATCATTGTCATGCTCCtgactcttttctttttcatgggACCCACAGGTTGAGCTCCAGAAGATTATTGATGAACACAACGCCATTTTGGATGCAAAGAAATGCGAATTTGAGTTGGAAATTgatcaaaagagaaaatccTTGGATGATGAATTGAGAAACAGGCTGGTTGATGTGGAGAAGAAGGAATCTGAAATCAATCACATGGAGGAGAAAGTTGCAAAACGGGAGCAGGCATTGGAAAAGAAAGGGGAAAAGGTCagggaaaaagagaaggacTTTGAATCAAAAATGAAATCCTTGAAGGAAAAGGAGAAGTCCATTAAATCTGAGGAGAAGGATTTGGAAAGTGAGAAGAAACAACTAATTGCTGATAAAGAGGATTTGGTTAGGCTTTTGGCTGAAGTTGAGAAGATTAGGGCTAATAATGAAGAACAGCTACAGAAGATTAGTGAGGAGAAGGATCGACTGAAAGTAAGTGAAGAGGAGAAGTCAGAGTATCACCGGCTGCAGTCAGAGTTAAAACAGGAAATTGACAAGTACATGCAACAGAAAGAACTGCTTCTGAAGGAAGCTGAAGACTTGAAGCAGCAAAAGGAGCTTTTTGAGAGAGAGTGGGAAGAGCTGGATGACAAAAGAGCTGAGATTGAGAAAGAGCTGAAGAATGTAAATGAACAGAAGGAAGAAGTAGAAAAATGGAAACACGTTGAAGAAGAAAGGTTGAAAAGTGAAAAGGTGGTGGCTCAGGACCACATACAAAGGGAGCAAGATGATCTCAAATTGGCCAAGGAATCATTTGAAGCCCATATGGAGCATGAGAAGTCAGTATTAGCTGAGAAAGCTCAAAGTGAGGGAAGCCAAATGCTTCATGAATTGGAAACACGGAAAAGAGAACTTGAAACTGATATGCAGAATCGGTTGGAGGAGATGGAGAAACCCTTGCGTGAAAGAGAGAAGTCTTTTgcagaagaaagagaaagagaactAGACAATGTTAATTACTTGAGAGAGGTAGCTAGAAGAGAAATGGAAGAAATTAAAGTTGAAAGacttaaaatagaaaaagaaagacaagaAGCTGATGCAAATAAGGAGCATCTTGAAAGGCAACACattgaaataagaaaagaCATTGATGAACTTCTTGACCTTAGCCAGAAATTGAGAGACCAACGGGAACAATTTATTAAGGAGAGAGAATCCTTTATTTCGTTTATTGAGAAATTCAAGAGTTGCACAAACTGTGGTGAAATGATCTCTGAGTTTGTGCTTTCTAATCTACGACCTTTAGCTGAAATTGAAAACGCAGAGGTTATTCCCCCATCAAGACTGGGTGATGACTATTTGAAGGGAGGTTTCAATGAAAATCTGGCTCAGAGACAAAATAATGAGATATCTCTTGGTATTGATTTGAGATCTCCAGTTTCTGGTGGTACCATCTCTTGGCTCCGTAAATGCACTTCAAAGATATTTAATCTCTCACCAGGGAAAAAGATTGAGTTTGGCTCTCCTCAAAATTTGGCAAATGAAGCACCATTCTCTGGTGAGCAAAATGTAGAAGCATCCAAAAGAGGATGTGGCATTGAAAATGAGGCTGAACTATCTTTTGGAGTTGCAAGTGATTCTTTTGATGTCCAGAGGGTTCAATCCGACAACAGAATCAGAGAGGTTGAAGCTGTTCAATATCCTTCACCCGATGAACATAGCAACATGAATAGTGAGGCTCCTGATCTTCCAGAAGATTCTCAGCCTTCTGATTTGAAGGGTGGTTGCCAAAAGCCAAGTAGGAGAGGAGGCAGGAGAGGCAGGCCTGCAGTTAAGAGAACTCGCTCTGTGAAAGCGGTTGTTAAAGATGCTAAGGCTATAC includes the following:
- the LOC117620795 gene encoding protein CROWDED NUCLEI 1 isoform X2; this translates as MFTPQRWSGWSLTPKTGAEKTGTGSGSNMKSGAPNFNSGDGVVAKGKGLSLFEPRTPASGSVLENGGNMQVESGEGATDREELAQRVSELENELFEYQYNMGLLLIEKKEWTSRHEELRQSLTEAKDAVRREQAAHLIAISEIEKREENLRKALGVEKQCVHDLEKALHEIRSENAEIKFTADSKLAEANALVASIEEKSLELEAKSRAADAKLAEVSRKSSEFERKSKDLEARESTLRRDRLSFNSEQEAHENSLSKQREDLLEWERKLQEGEERLAKGQRILNQREERANENDRIFKQKEKDLEDAQKKIDATNETLKRKEDDISSRLANLTLKEKEYDTMRINLEMKEKELLALEEKLNARERVELQKIIDEHNAILDAKKCEFELEIDQKRKSLDDELRNRLVDVEKKESEINHMEEKVAKREQALEKKGEKVREKEKDFESKMKSLKEKEKSIKSEEKDLESEKKQLIADKEDLVRLLAEVEKIRANNEEQLQKISEEKDRLKVSEEEKSEYHRLQSELKQEIDKYMQQKELLLKEAEDLKQQKELFEREWEELDDKRAEIEKELKNVNEQKEEVEKWKHVEEERLKSEKVVAQDHIQREQDDLKLAKESFEAHMEHEKSVLAEKAQSEGSQMLHELETRKRELETDMQNRLEEMEKPLREREKSFAEERERELDNVNYLREVARREMEEIKVERLKIEKERQEADANKEHLERQHIEIRKDIDELLDLSQKLRDQREQFIKERESFISFIEKFKSCTNCGEMISEFVLSNLRPLAEIENAEVIPPSRLGDDYLKGGFNENLAQRQNNEISLGIDLRSPVSGGTISWLRKCTSKIFNLSPGKKIEFGSPQNLANEAPFSGEQNVEASKRGCGIENEAELSFGVASDSFDVQRVQSDNRIREVEAVQYPSPDEHSNMNSEAPDLPEDSQPSDLKGGCQKPSRRGGRRGRPAVKRTRSVKAVVKDAKAILGEAFGTNDSEYANGTAEDSVDMHTESHGGSSLADKRSARNGRKRGRAQTSQIAVSGGDDSEGRSDSVMGAQRKKRREKVIPAEQAPGESRYNLRRPKTVGLLETLKMVMQMQ
- the LOC117620795 gene encoding protein CROWDED NUCLEI 1 isoform X1 is translated as MFTPQRWSGWSLTPKTGAEKTGTGSGSNMKSGAPNFNSGDGVVAKGKGLSLFEPRTPASGSVLENGGNMQVESGEGATDREELAQRVSELENELFEYQYNMGLLLIEKKEWTSRHEELRQSLTEAKDAVRREQAAHLIAISEIEKREENLRKALGVEKQCVHDLEKALHEIRSENAEIKFTADSKLAEANALVASIEEKSLELEAKSRAADAKLAEVSRKSSEFERKSKDLEARESTLRRDRLSFNSEQEAHENSLSKQREDLLEWERKLQEGEERLAKGQRILNQREERANENDRIFKQKEKDLEDAQKKIDATNETLKRKEDDISSRLANLTLKEKEYDTMRINLEMKEKELLALEEKLNARERVELQKIIDEHNAILDAKKCEFELEIDQKRKSLDDELRNRLVDVEKKESEINHMEEKVAKREQALEKKGEKVREKEKDFESKMKSLKEKEKSIKSEEKDLESEKKQLIADKEDLVRLLAEVEKIRANNEEQLQKISEEKDRLKVSEEEKSEYHRLQSELKQEIDKYMQQKELLLKEAEDLKQQKELFEREWEELDDKRAEIEKELKNVNEQKEEVEKWKHVEEERLKSEKVVAQDHIQREQDDLKLAKESFEAHMEHEKSVLAEKAQSEGSQMLHELETRKRELETDMQNRLEEMEKPLREREKSFAEERERELDNVNYLREVARREMEEIKVERLKIEKERQEADANKEHLERQHIEIRKDIDELLDLSQKLRDQREQFIKERESFISFIEKFKSCTNCGEMISEFVLSNLRPLAEIENAEVIPPSRLGDDYLKGGFNENLAQRQNNEISLGIDLRSPVSGGTISWLRKCTSKIFNLSPGKKIEFGSPQNLANEAPFSGEQNVEASKRGCGIENEAELSFGVASDSFDVQRVQSDNRIREVEAVQYPSPDEHSNMNSEAPDLPEDSQPSDLKGGCQKPSRRGGRRGRPAVKRTRSVKAVVKDAKAILGEAFGTNDSEYANGTAEDSVDMHTESHGGSSLADKRSARNGRKRGRAQTSQIAVSGGDDSEGRSDSVMGAQRKKRREKVIPAEQAPGESRYNLRRPKTGVTVAAASASRDLVKDNEEEVDNARATEHYSKAAPATSIGVGSENGGSTHFVRCGTLGDTQDGDADAIKNLEENTAVSEEVNGSTEGGQEYVDGDEYRSESQNGTPIEEDDDDEESEHPGEASIGKKLWTFFTT